One part of the Candidatus Eremiobacterota bacterium genome encodes these proteins:
- the ftsZ gene encoding cell division protein FtsZ, whose product MADAKRFVPEHAAAIKVIGLGGGGCNAVNRMIDAGLTGVDFFAVNTDVQALRNSKTNNTVQIGSGLTRGLGAGANPNIGREAADESREDLAMVLDGSDLVFITAGMGGGTGTGAAPVIAELARESGALTIAVVTKPFAFEGRKRMQAAERGIADLETKVDTLITIPNERILQIIEKRTPLNEAFAYADDVLRQGIQGISDLITQPGLINLDFADIKTIMTDAGSAMMGIGEGSGEHRAADAAQKAIASPLLETTIEGARGVIFNITGGLDLSMYEVNEAAEMISRAVDSEAQIIFGASIDPNLNGKVRVTVLAAGFGAARQRPTTAGAFSQPVEFDKVAPVNMDDIEVPAFLRYRS is encoded by the coding sequence ATGGCTGATGCGAAACGGTTCGTGCCCGAGCACGCGGCGGCGATCAAGGTGATCGGGCTCGGCGGCGGCGGCTGCAACGCGGTGAACCGCATGATCGACGCGGGCTTGACGGGCGTCGACTTCTTCGCGGTCAACACCGACGTCCAAGCGCTGAGAAATTCGAAGACGAACAACACGGTGCAGATCGGCAGCGGGCTCACCCGCGGGCTCGGCGCCGGCGCGAACCCGAACATCGGGCGCGAAGCGGCCGACGAGTCGCGCGAAGACCTCGCGATGGTGCTCGACGGCTCGGACCTCGTCTTCATCACCGCCGGGATGGGCGGCGGGACCGGAACCGGCGCGGCGCCGGTGATCGCCGAGCTCGCGCGCGAGTCGGGCGCGCTGACGATCGCGGTCGTTACGAAGCCGTTCGCGTTCGAAGGCCGTAAGCGGATGCAAGCGGCCGAGCGCGGGATCGCGGATCTCGAGACGAAGGTCGACACGCTGATCACGATCCCGAACGAGCGCATCCTGCAGATCATCGAGAAGCGCACGCCGCTCAACGAAGCGTTCGCGTACGCCGACGACGTGCTGCGCCAGGGAATTCAGGGAATCAGCGACTTGATCACGCAGCCCGGCCTCATCAACCTCGACTTCGCCGACATCAAGACGATCATGACCGACGCCGGCTCGGCGATGATGGGGATCGGCGAAGGCTCGGGCGAGCACCGCGCCGCCGACGCCGCGCAGAAGGCGATCGCCTCGCCGCTGCTCGAGACGACGATCGAAGGCGCGCGCGGCGTGATCTTCAACATCACCGGCGGGCTCGATCTCTCGATGTACGAGGTGAACGAAGCCGCCGAGATGATCTCGCGTGCCGTCGACAGCGAGGCGCAGATCATCTTCGGCGCCTCGATCGACCCGAACCTCAACGGCAAGGTCCGCGTCACCGTCCTCGCCGCCGGCTTCGGCGCTGCCCGCCAGCGCCCCACGACCGCCGGCGCCTTCAGCCAGCCGGTGGAGTTCGACAAAGTCGCCCCCGTCAACATGGACGACATCGAAGTCCCGGCGTTCCTGCGCTACAGAAGCTAG
- a CDS encoding amidohydrolase, with the protein MTGTLPAETVERAVAIRREIHRHPELGFEEHNTQAIVERELDALGIEHRRCAGTGVVGVIRGALPGRVAGMRADMDALPITEDSGEPCASEIKGKMHACGHDSHTAMLLGAARELQQSRATLHGSVVLLFQPAEEGPGGALPMIDEGALENPRVDAVTMLHVDPRLPTGTIGVTPGPVNAAADQFHLTIRGKGGHGAYPHKAVDVIPCAAATILALQNVVARETDPLASMVVTVGTIESGYRNNVIADKAFMTGTVRTHDPAIRETAEGKLRRIVEGVAEAYGARAQLDMIYGYPPVVNDGALAESFAEHMRGAGVPVERPAPTMGGEDFAYFAQRVPGVMVRLGIYNEELGSIHSGHSPQFRLDEGAIPTGIKTLVAFARGVGDGSVSVPERRP; encoded by the coding sequence ATGACCGGCACGCTGCCCGCGGAAACCGTCGAACGCGCCGTCGCGATCCGGCGCGAGATTCACCGGCATCCCGAGCTCGGTTTCGAGGAGCACAACACGCAGGCGATCGTCGAGCGCGAGCTCGACGCGCTCGGGATCGAGCACCGGCGCTGCGCGGGGACCGGCGTCGTCGGCGTGATCCGCGGCGCGCTGCCGGGCCGCGTCGCCGGAATGCGCGCCGACATGGACGCGCTGCCAATCACCGAGGACTCCGGCGAACCGTGCGCCTCGGAGATCAAAGGGAAGATGCACGCCTGCGGGCACGACTCGCACACCGCGATGCTGCTCGGCGCGGCGCGCGAGCTGCAGCAGTCGCGCGCGACGCTGCACGGATCCGTCGTGCTGTTGTTCCAGCCGGCGGAAGAAGGGCCGGGCGGCGCGCTCCCGATGATCGACGAGGGCGCGCTCGAGAACCCGCGCGTCGACGCGGTCACGATGCTGCACGTCGATCCGCGCCTGCCGACCGGAACGATCGGCGTTACGCCTGGTCCGGTCAACGCCGCCGCCGACCAGTTTCATCTCACCATTCGCGGCAAAGGCGGACACGGCGCGTATCCGCACAAGGCGGTCGACGTGATCCCGTGCGCGGCCGCGACGATTCTCGCGCTGCAGAACGTCGTCGCGCGCGAGACCGATCCGCTCGCCTCGATGGTCGTCACCGTCGGCACGATCGAAAGCGGCTACCGCAACAACGTCATCGCCGACAAAGCGTTCATGACCGGCACGGTGCGCACGCACGATCCTGCGATCCGTGAAACCGCCGAAGGCAAGCTGCGCCGCATCGTCGAGGGCGTCGCCGAAGCGTACGGCGCCCGCGCGCAGCTCGACATGATCTACGGCTATCCGCCGGTGGTGAACGATGGCGCGCTGGCGGAGTCGTTCGCGGAGCACATGCGCGGTGCCGGCGTCCCGGTCGAACGCCCCGCGCCCACGATGGGCGGCGAAGACTTCGCCTACTTCGCGCAGCGCGTCCCCGGCGTGATGGTCCGGCTCGGGATATACAACGAAGAGCTCGGCAGCATCCACTCCGGCCACAGCCCGCAGTTCCGGCTCGACGAGGGCGCGATCCCGACCGGGATCAAGACGCTCGTCGCCTTCGCGCGCGGCGTCGGCGACGGTTCAGTTTCCGTCCCCGAGCGCCGGCCGTAG
- a CDS encoding nuclear transport factor 2 family protein, whose translation MKRLTFTRACAVALLLASALQWTPAATAGARKPGNADGAQVSQVIAAFVAAANKGDEHAVAAAFAEHAAIVYNVPPYRWIGAGEIKRFTADLARGRAQQAATDVVLTVNPNKAMFLGGSHAYVSVPATYAYKQQGRPVTEDGVLVFVLDKIAGAWKITSLTWGMVR comes from the coding sequence ATGAAGAGACTCACCTTCACACGCGCGTGCGCGGTCGCGCTCCTGCTCGCGTCTGCGCTGCAGTGGACGCCGGCCGCGACCGCGGGTGCCCGCAAACCGGGGAATGCCGACGGTGCGCAGGTTTCGCAAGTGATCGCAGCGTTCGTTGCGGCGGCGAACAAAGGTGACGAGCACGCCGTCGCCGCCGCGTTCGCCGAGCACGCGGCGATCGTCTACAACGTGCCGCCGTACCGCTGGATCGGGGCCGGCGAGATCAAGCGTTTCACTGCGGACCTCGCGCGCGGCCGCGCGCAACAGGCCGCGACCGACGTCGTCCTCACCGTCAACCCGAACAAGGCGATGTTTCTCGGCGGCTCGCACGCATACGTCTCCGTTCCCGCGACGTACGCCTACAAGCAGCAAGGCCGTCCCGTCACGGAGGACGGCGTGCTGGTGTTCGTGCTCGACAAGATCGCCGGCGCCTGGAAAATCACTTCGCTCACCTGGGGGATGGTGCGATGA
- a CDS encoding glutamate--tRNA ligase — MPFSDSMTLPDFEAHFPPRTDLPAGAEVVRVAPSPTGLPHLGTALQAVIDRALADKTGGRFLLRIEDTDRARTEAGSIEAIFEGLRWLDLMPDEGPELGGAYGPYTQSERLPVYKVAARWLVEHGHAFHCICTPERLDQLRRGQTEAGLPPRYDGLCRTRPIAEVEAHLAAGSPSVIRMRIPPNETVRVADAVRGELSFESNTVDEQVLLKSDGFPTYHLAAVVDDHFMRITTVVRGEEWISSAPKHVLLYRYFGWALPKFLHTVLLRDAQKRKLSKRSGDTSIRWYRLQGYLPEAFRNFLTRIIWSHPEGKDVYPYSDFVANLVPDELPKTGPVADYQLLSFINGKYIGALLPPELYRTLVEYLDYVLAHGENLQIMLVETPGQELKEYSLAELRAFRGALVADREYSERILALEPGRFRRLADVVGYTSYLFPDLFSAPPVEALAQFVPELPALARVLEGLALDPHRELHHDEWERSVRELADRTGIAAKKVFMLLRVVLTGSQKTPPLYEIIEVLGVTETNRRIRDAEQRALDAGGAASPR, encoded by the coding sequence ATGCCGTTCTCCGACTCGATGACGCTCCCCGACTTCGAAGCTCACTTTCCGCCGCGCACGGACCTGCCGGCGGGCGCCGAGGTCGTCCGCGTCGCACCGAGCCCGACCGGCCTCCCGCACCTCGGTACCGCGCTGCAGGCGGTGATCGACCGCGCCCTCGCGGACAAGACCGGCGGGCGCTTTCTGCTTCGCATCGAGGACACCGACCGCGCGCGCACGGAAGCCGGCTCGATCGAGGCGATCTTCGAAGGGCTGCGGTGGCTCGATCTCATGCCCGACGAGGGGCCCGAGCTCGGCGGCGCATACGGGCCGTACACGCAGAGCGAACGGCTGCCGGTCTACAAGGTGGCGGCGCGCTGGCTGGTCGAGCACGGTCACGCGTTCCACTGCATCTGCACGCCGGAGCGGCTCGACCAGCTCCGGCGCGGGCAGACCGAGGCCGGGCTGCCGCCGCGCTACGACGGCCTGTGCCGGACGCGGCCGATCGCCGAAGTGGAGGCGCACCTGGCGGCCGGATCGCCGAGCGTGATCCGGATGCGCATTCCGCCGAACGAGACGGTTCGCGTCGCCGACGCCGTGCGCGGTGAGCTGTCGTTCGAGTCGAACACGGTCGACGAGCAGGTGCTGCTGAAGTCGGACGGATTCCCGACCTACCACCTCGCCGCAGTCGTCGACGATCACTTCATGCGGATCACGACGGTCGTGCGGGGCGAAGAGTGGATCTCCTCGGCGCCCAAGCACGTGCTGCTGTACCGCTATTTCGGCTGGGCGCTGCCGAAGTTTCTGCACACGGTGCTGCTGCGCGACGCGCAGAAGCGCAAGCTCTCCAAGCGCAGCGGCGACACGTCGATCCGCTGGTACCGGCTGCAAGGATATCTGCCGGAGGCGTTCCGCAACTTCCTCACCCGCATCATCTGGTCGCACCCGGAGGGCAAGGACGTCTATCCGTACTCCGACTTCGTCGCGAACCTCGTGCCGGACGAGCTGCCGAAGACGGGACCCGTCGCCGACTACCAGCTTCTCTCGTTCATCAACGGCAAGTACATCGGTGCGCTGCTGCCGCCCGAGTTGTACCGAACGCTGGTCGAGTACCTCGACTACGTCCTCGCGCACGGCGAGAACTTGCAGATCATGCTCGTCGAGACGCCCGGCCAGGAGCTCAAGGAGTACTCGCTCGCGGAACTGCGCGCGTTCCGCGGCGCGCTGGTCGCCGACCGGGAGTACTCCGAGCGAATCCTCGCGCTCGAGCCCGGGCGCTTTCGCCGGCTCGCCGACGTCGTCGGCTACACCTCGTACCTGTTTCCCGACCTGTTCAGCGCGCCGCCGGTCGAGGCGCTCGCGCAGTTCGTCCCCGAGCTGCCCGCGCTCGCGCGCGTCCTCGAAGGCCTCGCGCTCGACCCGCACCGTGAGCTGCACCACGACGAGTGGGAGCGCTCGGTTCGCGAGCTTGCCGATCGCACCGGCATCGCGGCAAAGAAAGTCTTCATGCTGCTGCGCGTGGTGCTGACCGGCTCGCAGAAGACGCCGCCGCTCTACGAGATCATCGAAGTCCTCGGCGTCACGGAGACGAACCGCCGCATTCGCGATGCGGAGCAGCGCGCGCTCGACGCCGGCGGGGCCGCGTCCCCGCGATGA
- a CDS encoding esterase: MNELSLLLHLRGTLRIDVIDSAALRGNPLGDPSARPLAVYTPPGYDPEGSRRYPVLYCLHGYTGDVAALVSARAWETNVVQWADRLTTSGRMPPAILAIVDGFTRLGGSQYVDSVHNGDYATYTVRDVIGHVDAHYRTIASEGGRAVFGKSSGGFGALHLSLAYPGTFAAFASHSGDTYFRYAQMPSFATCQRTLEGFASLEAFVEEFERRPKRPQHYYTTIEQLGYAAAYSPREAKALALDLPWDEETGELREDVFARWLAFDPCERVASGRATLERLRLRYLDCGRKDEYALDVGARVFTKRCRELGLEVRHEEFDDDHRNVGYRYEISLPAMAEVLDRA; the protein is encoded by the coding sequence GTGAACGAACTCTCGCTCCTCCTCCACCTGCGCGGCACGCTGCGCATCGACGTGATCGACAGCGCGGCGCTGCGCGGCAACCCGCTCGGCGATCCCTCGGCGCGTCCGCTCGCGGTCTACACCCCGCCCGGCTACGATCCCGAAGGTTCGCGCCGCTATCCGGTGCTGTACTGCCTGCACGGCTACACCGGCGACGTCGCCGCGCTCGTCTCCGCGCGCGCCTGGGAGACGAACGTCGTGCAGTGGGCCGACCGCCTGACCACGTCGGGCCGGATGCCGCCCGCGATCCTGGCGATCGTCGACGGGTTCACGCGATTGGGCGGCTCGCAGTACGTCGACTCGGTTCACAACGGCGACTACGCGACCTACACCGTGCGCGACGTGATCGGTCACGTCGACGCCCACTACCGCACGATCGCAAGCGAAGGCGGCCGCGCGGTGTTCGGCAAGTCGTCGGGCGGGTTCGGCGCGCTGCACCTCTCGCTCGCGTATCCGGGCACCTTCGCCGCGTTCGCCTCGCACAGCGGCGACACGTACTTCCGCTACGCGCAGATGCCTTCGTTCGCGACCTGCCAGCGCACGCTCGAAGGGTTCGCTTCACTCGAGGCGTTCGTCGAAGAGTTCGAGCGCCGCCCGAAGCGGCCGCAGCACTACTACACGACGATCGAGCAGCTCGGCTACGCGGCGGCGTACTCGCCGCGCGAGGCGAAGGCGCTCGCGCTCGACCTGCCCTGGGACGAGGAGACCGGCGAGCTGCGCGAGGACGTCTTCGCGCGCTGGCTCGCGTTCGACCCCTGCGAGCGCGTCGCATCGGGACGTGCGACGCTTGAGCGCTTGCGACTGCGCTATCTCGACTGCGGCCGCAAGGACGAGTACGCGCTCGACGTCGGCGCACGCGTCTTCACCAAGCGCTGCCGCGAGCTGGGCCTGGAGGTGCGGCACGAAGAGTTCGACGACGACCACCGCAACGTCGGCTACCGCTACGAGATCTCGCTCCCCGCAATGGCCGAAGTCCTCGACCGCGCATAG
- a CDS encoding HAD family phosphatase, with protein sequence MISSVRIRLVALDLDGTLIGEDLVLRPRVREAIAAAQAQGVAVTIVTGRMFAAAKPFAQALGVRGPIVCYQGAAIFDAASGATLRQTPVRPDVTREVLDWAHSRGVHVQCYADDTLYVEEINRFSRRYTELARVEPVVVPSLRTAFAERPTIKIVLVDDPERADEILAALRALLGARAYLTRSHVDFVEVIDPAVNKGEALAFVAQRCDVPLDATLAVGDAWNDVPLLEAAAVGVAMGSGPPELLAHADHVVADVAHDGVAEAIERYVLG encoded by the coding sequence ATGATCTCATCGGTCCGCATCCGTCTCGTCGCGCTCGACCTCGATGGGACGCTGATCGGCGAAGATCTCGTACTGCGCCCGCGCGTGCGCGAGGCGATCGCCGCGGCGCAGGCGCAGGGCGTTGCGGTGACGATCGTCACCGGCCGGATGTTCGCGGCCGCGAAGCCGTTCGCGCAGGCGCTCGGCGTGCGCGGGCCGATCGTGTGCTACCAGGGCGCCGCGATCTTCGACGCGGCGAGCGGCGCGACGCTGCGCCAGACCCCCGTCCGGCCCGACGTCACCCGCGAGGTCCTGGACTGGGCGCATTCGCGAGGCGTGCACGTGCAGTGCTACGCCGACGACACGCTCTACGTCGAGGAGATCAACCGCTTCTCCAGACGCTACACGGAGCTCGCGCGCGTCGAGCCGGTGGTCGTGCCGTCGCTGCGAACCGCGTTCGCCGAGCGGCCGACGATCAAGATCGTGCTGGTCGACGATCCCGAGCGCGCCGACGAGATCCTCGCCGCGCTGCGGGCGCTGCTCGGCGCGCGCGCGTACCTCACCCGCAGCCACGTCGACTTCGTCGAGGTCATCGATCCGGCGGTGAACAAAGGTGAAGCGCTCGCCTTCGTCGCGCAGCGCTGCGACGTCCCGCTCGACGCGACGCTCGCCGTGGGCGATGCGTGGAACGACGTGCCGCTGCTCGAGGCGGCGGCGGTCGGCGTCGCGATGGGATCCGGTCCGCCGGAATTGCTCGCGCACGCCGATCACGTCGTCGCCGACGTCGCGCACGATGGCGTCGCCGAAGCGATCGAACGGTACGTGCTCGGATGA
- the ftsA gene encoding cell division protein FtsA, whose product MARGETIAGLDIGTTKTCAVVAASGPEGLEIIGVGEVPSTGMRKGVVTDLEATVHAIEAATEKAERMAGVHVSHVYVGVTGEHMQSTNNRGVVAVTGEDREVITNDVKRVVDASKIINLAADRQIIHSLPRHYTIDGQDGVTDPVGMSGGRLEVDTHIVTGGSTFISNVLKCVHRAGLEPAGIVFEPLASSASTLLPEEKQVGVVLLDIGGGTTDIAVFADGGVVHSATIPVGGNILTNDIALGLKTTFAEAENVKRIYGSGLVRSDEADQVFQVKSLDGRSTREVTSSQLRGIVVPRVLEIFRLAKANIVERIPRDQVLSEVVLTGGGAHLRGIEVTAAEVFGLPVRIGVPSTVAGLTDAVKQPEYATAVGLVLFGPRGETAPHLNGHGGGALAKLWTWWSGLWN is encoded by the coding sequence ATGGCTAGAGGCGAGACGATCGCCGGCCTCGACATCGGCACGACGAAGACGTGTGCCGTCGTCGCCGCGTCGGGTCCCGAGGGGCTGGAGATCATCGGGGTCGGCGAAGTGCCCTCGACCGGGATGCGCAAAGGGGTCGTCACCGACCTCGAAGCGACCGTTCACGCCATCGAGGCGGCCACGGAGAAGGCCGAGCGGATGGCCGGGGTCCACGTTTCGCACGTCTACGTCGGCGTCACCGGCGAGCACATGCAGTCGACGAACAACCGCGGCGTCGTCGCGGTCACGGGCGAGGACCGCGAGGTGATCACCAACGACGTGAAGCGCGTCGTCGACGCTTCGAAGATCATCAACCTCGCGGCCGACCGCCAGATCATCCACTCGCTTCCGCGGCACTACACGATCGACGGCCAGGACGGCGTCACCGATCCCGTCGGGATGAGCGGCGGCCGGCTGGAAGTCGACACGCACATCGTCACCGGCGGCTCGACGTTCATCTCGAACGTGCTCAAGTGCGTGCACCGTGCCGGTCTCGAACCTGCCGGAATCGTGTTCGAGCCGCTCGCCTCGTCCGCCTCGACGCTGCTGCCGGAAGAGAAGCAGGTCGGCGTCGTGCTGCTCGACATCGGCGGCGGAACGACCGACATCGCGGTGTTCGCCGACGGCGGCGTCGTGCACTCCGCGACGATTCCCGTCGGCGGCAACATCCTCACGAACGACATCGCGCTCGGGCTCAAGACGACGTTCGCGGAAGCCGAGAACGTCAAGCGCATCTACGGCTCCGGGCTGGTTCGTTCCGACGAAGCCGATCAGGTCTTTCAGGTGAAGTCGCTCGACGGCCGCAGTACGCGCGAGGTGACGTCCTCGCAGCTGCGCGGAATCGTCGTCCCGCGCGTGCTCGAGATCTTCCGGCTTGCGAAGGCGAACATCGTCGAGCGCATCCCGCGCGATCAGGTGCTCAGCGAGGTCGTGCTCACCGGCGGCGGCGCGCACCTGCGCGGGATCGAGGTCACCGCCGCCGAGGTGTTCGGGCTTCCGGTTCGAATCGGCGTCCCGTCCACGGTGGCGGGCCTGACCGACGCGGTGAAGCAGCCGGAGTACGCGACCGCGGTCGGTCTCGTTCTTTTCGGCCCTCGCGGCGAGACGGCGCCGCATCTCAACGGGCACGGCGGCGGGGCGCTGGCAAAGCTGTGGACCTGGTGGTCCGGTCTCTGGAATTGA
- a CDS encoding FmdB family transcriptional regulator, with protein MPLYDYRCRACSKVTEVRHAFREAYQGTCPACGSDQLARVFNPAGIVFKGSGFYLTDSRKQAEAKASAGKSSDGKSAEAKSSDAKSSEGSTATSPAPAATPSDAGSKKSDASAA; from the coding sequence ATGCCCCTCTACGACTACCGCTGCCGCGCTTGTTCGAAGGTGACCGAGGTCCGTCACGCCTTCCGCGAGGCGTACCAGGGCACGTGCCCGGCCTGCGGGAGCGACCAGCTCGCGCGCGTCTTCAATCCCGCCGGAATCGTCTTCAAGGGCTCCGGATTCTACTTGACCGACTCGCGCAAGCAGGCCGAGGCGAAAGCGTCCGCCGGGAAATCGTCCGACGGGAAATCGGCCGAGGCGAAGTCGTCCGACGCGAAATCGTCCGAGGGCTCGACCGCCACGTCGCCGGCGCCGGCCGCGACGCCGAGCGACGCCGGGTCGAAGAAGAGCGACGCGAGCGCGGCGTAG
- a CDS encoding SRPBCC family protein: MAMPSVSLDRPSARALHRSQDVASPARTAFDLVCEVEKWPVWLSFVRSARRLEPAEQIALGSEIAVRSNLIPGEDEELFEVDRYIPGHQLSLVGAFSVRRRIDIRIEQKSERSKLVVRVDYPTYGGMLGALVDRLTRRRKLDIALNDSLIHFKGLCEFDHSPDAILDDF; this comes from the coding sequence ATGGCAATGCCGTCCGTGTCTTTGGACCGGCCGTCAGCGCGGGCCCTCCACCGCAGCCAAGACGTCGCGTCGCCCGCGCGCACGGCCTTCGACCTCGTCTGCGAGGTCGAGAAGTGGCCGGTGTGGTTGTCGTTCGTGCGCAGCGCACGACGGCTTGAACCGGCCGAGCAGATCGCGCTGGGAAGCGAGATCGCGGTCCGCTCCAACCTGATCCCCGGCGAGGACGAAGAGCTCTTCGAAGTCGACCGGTACATCCCGGGGCACCAGCTCTCGCTGGTCGGCGCGTTCTCGGTCCGGCGCCGCATCGACATCCGGATCGAGCAAAAGTCCGAGCGCTCGAAGCTCGTCGTCCGGGTCGACTACCCGACCTACGGCGGCATGCTCGGCGCCCTCGTCGACCGGCTGACCAGGCGCCGCAAGCTCGACATCGCGCTCAACGACTCGCTCATCCACTTCAAGGGGCTGTGCGAGTTCGACCACTCGCCCGACGCGATTCTCGACGACTTCTAG
- a CDS encoding FtsQ-type POTRA domain-containing protein: MKSSASAGGRALPKRRKASLAARVMPYWILLVALVALLAWGATWLARSSWFTVTRVEVEVPLGSPVSQRDVRAAAAIGRDANVWLLNTHAIARRIEAIPYVDRASVHRGQFPQPFVELAVTVRRPTACLRAAGREVTIDASSRVVQNGCAAPALAWIDAGRAKIPAPGGTVGDPDVARLLADAKMLGDASLAVRSLGRDRWGGLVAVDAIGVTLRFGEDGDLAKKAALVGPVRAGIGTRRPLKAIDLRAPGTPIVEFR; the protein is encoded by the coding sequence ATGAAGAGCAGCGCATCCGCCGGTGGGCGCGCGCTGCCGAAGCGGCGCAAGGCCTCGCTCGCGGCGCGCGTCATGCCGTACTGGATCCTACTGGTCGCGCTCGTCGCATTGCTTGCGTGGGGCGCGACGTGGCTCGCGCGCTCCTCGTGGTTCACGGTGACGCGCGTCGAGGTTGAGGTCCCGCTCGGCTCTCCGGTTTCGCAGCGCGACGTCCGCGCCGCCGCGGCGATCGGCCGCGACGCGAACGTTTGGCTGCTCAACACGCATGCGATCGCGCGCCGCATCGAAGCGATTCCGTACGTCGACCGCGCGAGCGTTCACCGCGGGCAGTTTCCGCAGCCGTTCGTCGAGCTGGCCGTCACGGTGCGCCGCCCCACCGCGTGCCTGCGCGCCGCCGGCCGCGAGGTGACGATCGACGCGAGCAGCCGGGTTGTCCAAAACGGCTGCGCGGCGCCGGCACTCGCGTGGATCGACGCGGGGCGCGCGAAAATCCCCGCCCCCGGTGGAACGGTCGGCGATCCGGACGTCGCACGGCTGCTGGCGGACGCGAAGATGCTCGGCGACGCGAGCCTGGCCGTGCGGAGCCTCGGGCGCGACCGCTGGGGCGGCCTGGTCGCGGTCGACGCCATCGGGGTGACGCTGCGCTTCGGCGAGGACGGGGACCTGGCGAAGAAGGCCGCCCTGGTTGGTCCGGTTCGAGCCGGGATCGGGACGAGGCGGCCGCTCAAGGCGATCGACCTGCGGGCGCCCGGGACGCCGATCGTCGAGTTCCGCTGA
- a CDS encoding MerR family DNA-binding transcriptional regulator: MNTTFTVGEIARRTAVTVRTLHHYEQVGLLVPSERTALGHRRYGARRRAPAPHRDPDRAGSRSARSPRCWTRARRTRSPRCAIRIDVSRIKALPDVVQALYSGQNCNAVFGGGPRRDPSWAIDRCRSIDLCCVLAE; this comes from the coding sequence ATGAACACCACTTTCACCGTGGGCGAGATCGCCCGCCGCACGGCGGTGACCGTCAGGACGCTCCATCACTACGAGCAGGTAGGACTGCTCGTGCCGAGCGAGCGCACCGCGTTGGGCCACCGCCGCTACGGCGCGAGACGTCGTGCGCCTGCGCCGCATCGTGACCCTGACCGCGCGGGATCCCGCTCCGCGAGATCGCCGCGCTGCTGGACGCGAGCCCGCAGGACGCGCTCGCCGCGCTGCGCGATCAGAATCGACGTCTCACGCATCAAGGCGTTGCCGGACGTTGTTCAAGCGTTGTACTCGGGCCAGAACTGCAATGCGGTGTTCGGAGGCGGGCCTAGGCGTGACCCGAGCTGGGCGATTGACAGATGCCGCAGCATTGACTTATGCTGCGTCCTTGCAGAATGA